A section of the Oreochromis aureus strain Israel breed Guangdong linkage group 22, ZZ_aureus, whole genome shotgun sequence genome encodes:
- the nt5c1aa gene encoding 5'-nucleotidase, cytosolic IAa isoform X2 codes for MVKMSLEPVQVMSGQVAELPKVAPSSNGDSGGSWEGKREFDKDHLGLTAKPKPPKPENAVTVAVSSRVLFRTEREQKVFEQKGVEEYLRYQIEHENEPFAPGPAFPFVKALEAVNARLRELYPQSEELFDIVLVTYNHAHVGIRLINTINHHNLFIERFCMTGGSSPIGYLKAWQTNLYLSADANKVREALTEGIAAATMFMPEKMTEVSKSQLRVAFDGDAVLFSDESERIFKAHGLDKFFEHEKENEDRLLDHGPLKGFLEALGKLQKKFYAKGQRLDCPIRTYLVTARSAASSGIRALKTLRAWGLEIDEALFLAGAPKGPMLEKIRPHIYFDDQMFHVEGAAEMGTIAAHVPYGIAQKHNSKHNTSAGK; via the exons ATGGTGAAAATGAGTCTGGAGCCTGTGCAGGTGATGAGCGGACAGGTCGCCGAGTTGCCCAAAGTTGCCCCTTCGTCCAACGGCGACAGCGGAGGATCATGGGAGGGGAAAAGAGAGTTTGACAAAGACCACCTGGGCCTCACTGCCAAGCCGAAGCCA CCGAAGCCAGAGAACGCAGTGACTGTAGCTGTTTCCTCTCGGGTCCTGTTCCGGACTGAACGGGAGCAAAAGGTGTTTGAGCAGAAAGGTGTGGAGGAATATCTGAGATACCAAATTGAACATGAGAACGAACCCTTTGCTCCTGGGCCTGCTTTCCCCTTTGTCAAG GCTCTGGAGGCGGTCAACGCTCGTCTGCGAGAGCTGTACCCCCAAAGTGAAGAACTGTTCGACATCGTTTTAGTAACATATAACCATGCCCACGTCGGAATCCGGCTCATCAACACCATCAACCACCACA ACTTGTTCATTGAGAGGTTTTGTATGACGGGGGGAAGCAGTCCTATTGGCTACCTGAAGGCCTGGCAAACCAACCTCTACTTGTCTGCTGATGCCAACAAGGTTAGGGAGGCGCTGACTGAAG GCATCGCAGCAGCCACCATGTTCATGCCGGAGAAGATGACAGAGGTATCCAAGTCCCAGCTGAGAGTGGCatttgatggtgatgctgtccTCTTCTCAGATGAGTCAGAACGCATCTTCAAGGCCCACGGGCTGGACAAATTCTTCGAACATGAGAAGGAAAATGAGGACAGGCTACTGGACCAT GGTCCCCTGAAGGGCTTCCTGGAGGCACTGGGGAAGCTCCAGAAAAAATTTTACGCTAAAGGCCAGCGTCTGGACTGTCCCATCCGCACCTACCTGGTCACAGCTCGTAGTGCGGCAAGTTCTGGGATTCGGGCTCTCAAGACACTTCGGGCCTGGGGGCTGGAGATCGATGAGGCCTTGTTCCTTGCAGGAGCACCAAAGGGCCCTATGCTGGAGAAGATAAGGCCACACATCTACTTCGATGATCAGATGTTTCATGTAGAGGGAGCAGCAGAGATGGGTACCATCGCTGCACACGTTCCCTATGGCATTGCACAGAAACATAACTCCAAGCACAACACCAGCGCAGGGAAGTAG
- the nt5c1aa gene encoding 5'-nucleotidase, cytosolic IAa isoform X1 has product MVKMSLEPVQVMSGQVAELPKVAPSSNGDSGGSWEGKREFDKDHLGLTAKPKPVTGRRARKVEGAVFFPKPENAVTVAVSSRVLFRTEREQKVFEQKGVEEYLRYQIEHENEPFAPGPAFPFVKALEAVNARLRELYPQSEELFDIVLVTYNHAHVGIRLINTINHHNLFIERFCMTGGSSPIGYLKAWQTNLYLSADANKVREALTEGIAAATMFMPEKMTEVSKSQLRVAFDGDAVLFSDESERIFKAHGLDKFFEHEKENEDRLLDHGPLKGFLEALGKLQKKFYAKGQRLDCPIRTYLVTARSAASSGIRALKTLRAWGLEIDEALFLAGAPKGPMLEKIRPHIYFDDQMFHVEGAAEMGTIAAHVPYGIAQKHNSKHNTSAGK; this is encoded by the exons ATGGTGAAAATGAGTCTGGAGCCTGTGCAGGTGATGAGCGGACAGGTCGCCGAGTTGCCCAAAGTTGCCCCTTCGTCCAACGGCGACAGCGGAGGATCATGGGAGGGGAAAAGAGAGTTTGACAAAGACCACCTGGGCCTCACTGCCAAGCCGAAGCCA GTGACAGGGAGACGAGCCCGGAAGGTGGAGGGAGCCGTGTTCTTC CCGAAGCCAGAGAACGCAGTGACTGTAGCTGTTTCCTCTCGGGTCCTGTTCCGGACTGAACGGGAGCAAAAGGTGTTTGAGCAGAAAGGTGTGGAGGAATATCTGAGATACCAAATTGAACATGAGAACGAACCCTTTGCTCCTGGGCCTGCTTTCCCCTTTGTCAAG GCTCTGGAGGCGGTCAACGCTCGTCTGCGAGAGCTGTACCCCCAAAGTGAAGAACTGTTCGACATCGTTTTAGTAACATATAACCATGCCCACGTCGGAATCCGGCTCATCAACACCATCAACCACCACA ACTTGTTCATTGAGAGGTTTTGTATGACGGGGGGAAGCAGTCCTATTGGCTACCTGAAGGCCTGGCAAACCAACCTCTACTTGTCTGCTGATGCCAACAAGGTTAGGGAGGCGCTGACTGAAG GCATCGCAGCAGCCACCATGTTCATGCCGGAGAAGATGACAGAGGTATCCAAGTCCCAGCTGAGAGTGGCatttgatggtgatgctgtccTCTTCTCAGATGAGTCAGAACGCATCTTCAAGGCCCACGGGCTGGACAAATTCTTCGAACATGAGAAGGAAAATGAGGACAGGCTACTGGACCAT GGTCCCCTGAAGGGCTTCCTGGAGGCACTGGGGAAGCTCCAGAAAAAATTTTACGCTAAAGGCCAGCGTCTGGACTGTCCCATCCGCACCTACCTGGTCACAGCTCGTAGTGCGGCAAGTTCTGGGATTCGGGCTCTCAAGACACTTCGGGCCTGGGGGCTGGAGATCGATGAGGCCTTGTTCCTTGCAGGAGCACCAAAGGGCCCTATGCTGGAGAAGATAAGGCCACACATCTACTTCGATGATCAGATGTTTCATGTAGAGGGAGCAGCAGAGATGGGTACCATCGCTGCACACGTTCCCTATGGCATTGCACAGAAACATAACTCCAAGCACAACACCAGCGCAGGGAAGTAG